One region of Epilithonimonas zeae genomic DNA includes:
- a CDS encoding sensor histidine kinase — protein sequence MKTFLKRIQTTYIYHWIIWIILIVFKLIMDYSVFGNFLFLINLQIFVAAIFLFYLNYYWSLPYIIKQEPKTIFIIVISFFVIYIGLTILFFPPMHRPPFPPKGFPRPERMMHKKLNLHDIFFKIGLFSIIFSTLLFFVDKWMENQKMIKALEFERQSSELKILREQINPHFFFNALNSIYSLSIIQSKDTPRVILVLSDIMRYVLNDKNGQKNNLNDEIINIKKYIEIQSIRFNKFNNINCQFYGNFEAYKIEPLLLLTFIENAFKYADFGKGPVDIKVYLKDHILDFNVKNFYENKPSDRTDNNQLGIKNTKMKLDLLYPEKYQLDINDNGSEYKISLKLQLN from the coding sequence ATGAAAACGTTTCTGAAACGCATACAAACGACATACATCTATCATTGGATTATATGGATAATTCTTATCGTTTTCAAATTGATAATGGATTATTCTGTCTTTGGGAATTTTCTGTTTCTAATCAATCTGCAGATTTTTGTGGCAGCTATTTTTTTATTTTATCTCAATTATTATTGGTCATTGCCTTATATCATCAAACAAGAACCAAAGACGATTTTCATTATCGTAATTTCGTTTTTTGTAATATACATTGGATTGACGATTTTATTTTTTCCACCAATGCACCGTCCGCCTTTTCCACCAAAAGGTTTCCCAAGACCGGAAAGAATGATGCATAAAAAACTGAATCTCCACGACATCTTCTTCAAAATTGGACTATTTTCAATCATCTTCAGTACGCTTTTATTTTTTGTTGATAAATGGATGGAAAATCAGAAAATGATAAAAGCTTTGGAATTTGAAAGACAATCCAGCGAACTGAAGATCCTGAGAGAACAAATCAATCCTCATTTTTTCTTCAATGCGCTGAACAGTATTTATTCGTTATCAATCATACAATCCAAAGATACGCCGAGAGTGATTTTGGTTTTATCTGATATTATGCGTTATGTTCTGAATGATAAAAACGGGCAGAAAAATAATCTGAATGACGAAATCATCAATATCAAAAAATACATCGAAATTCAGTCGATTCGGTTTAACAAATTCAATAATATCAATTGCCAATTCTATGGCAACTTCGAGGCTTATAAAATTGAACCTTTATTGCTTCTGACTTTCATAGAGAATGCTTTCAAATATGCAGATTTTGGAAAAGGTCCCGTTGATATCAAAGTTTATTTGAAAGATCACATTTTGGACTTCAATGTCAAAAATTTCTACGAGAACAAACCGAGTGACAGAACAGATAATAATCAGCTTGGTATCAAGAATACAAAAATGAAACTCGATTTGCTGTATCCTGAAAAATATCAATTGGATATTAATGATAATGGCTCCGAGTACAAAATCAGTTTAAAACTTCAATTAAATTAA
- a CDS encoding LytR/AlgR family response regulator transcription factor: MNCIIVDDEELAHHVIEEYISRIPFLNLVANCYDIQETINVLQNNTVDLIFLDINLPNISGIEFLKSFNKLPNVIITTAYDNCAIQGFEMDVIDYLLKPFSFERFLKATYKCFNLYNNKRILQETSNALKESFIFVRSNNEDVKLNLDEIMRINALKDYIVIYTHNRKLIVHQTMKSIMEKMNFDNFIRVHNSHIISLQHLQSVGKNSLTIGDERIPVSEKYKTYLSGIIERYK; encoded by the coding sequence ATGAATTGTATAATAGTAGATGATGAAGAATTGGCTCATCACGTGATTGAGGAATACATCTCCAGAATCCCTTTTCTGAATCTTGTAGCGAATTGTTACGACATCCAAGAAACCATCAATGTATTGCAGAATAACACTGTTGATTTGATTTTTCTGGATATCAATCTTCCGAACATTTCCGGAATAGAATTTCTGAAAAGCTTTAACAAACTCCCAAATGTGATTATTACAACGGCTTATGATAATTGTGCCATCCAAGGTTTTGAGATGGATGTGATTGATTATCTTCTGAAGCCTTTTTCTTTCGAGAGATTTCTGAAAGCGACTTACAAGTGTTTTAATCTTTATAATAATAAAAGAATCCTGCAGGAAACGAGTAATGCTTTGAAAGAATCTTTCATCTTCGTAAGATCCAATAATGAAGATGTAAAACTGAATCTGGATGAAATTATGAGAATCAATGCGCTGAAAGATTACATTGTGATTTATACTCATAACAGAAAACTGATTGTACATCAAACAATGAAATCAATCATGGAAAAGATGAATTTTGATAATTTCATCCGAGTCCATAATTCGCATATTATTTCGCTTCAGCATTTGCAAAGTGTGGGCAAAAACAGCTTAACTATTGGCGACGAAAGAATCCCGGTGAGTGAAAAATACAAAACTTATCTTTCTGGGATTATTGAAAGATATAAATAA
- the deoD gene encoding purine-nucleoside phosphorylase, which produces MSVHISAKKGEIAKTVLMPGDPLRAKYIADNFLTDAKLVSQTRNIYFYTGNYKGKEITVGASGMGFPSIGIYSFELFTEYEVETIIRIGTCGAYSTDLKLFDILNVENAASESTYAKFAWGIEEDAISNQGSAFDKINETAKELGLEVKATNIHSSDIFYREDPAVPEIAVRHNCPAVEMEAFALFANAKHLGKNAATILTVSDIIPTHEQISADQREKALRTMMELSLETAIKY; this is translated from the coding sequence ATGAGTGTTCACATTAGTGCTAAAAAAGGAGAAATCGCAAAGACGGTTTTGATGCCCGGCGATCCACTTAGAGCAAAATATATTGCTGATAACTTTTTGACCGATGCCAAATTGGTAAGTCAAACGAGAAATATCTATTTCTACACAGGAAATTATAAAGGTAAAGAGATTACTGTTGGTGCAAGTGGAATGGGATTCCCAAGTATCGGTATTTATTCTTTCGAATTGTTTACAGAATATGAGGTTGAAACTATTATCCGAATCGGAACTTGTGGTGCTTATTCTACAGATTTGAAGTTATTCGACATCCTGAATGTAGAAAATGCAGCAAGTGAAAGTACTTATGCCAAATTTGCTTGGGGAATAGAAGAAGATGCCATTTCTAACCAAGGAAGTGCTTTTGATAAAATCAATGAGACGGCAAAAGAATTAGGTCTTGAAGTGAAAGCAACAAACATCCACTCCAGCGACATCTTCTACAGAGAAGATCCTGCTGTCCCGGAAATTGCAGTGAGACACAATTGTCCTGCAGTAGAAATGGAAGCTTTTGCGCTTTTTGCTAACGCAAAACATCTTGGCAAAAATGCAGCAACCATTTTAACTGTTTCTGACATCATCCCAACACACGAGCAAATCTCTGCTGACCAAAGAGAAAAAGCATTGAGAACAATGATGGAGTTATCTCTTGAAACGGCTATTAAATATTAA
- a CDS encoding M4 family metallopeptidase — protein sequence MKKTFTLALALAYVCGFSQESKDLAQLKKQTNANVTISNSTSNPNFILFNDSKALQLKSSGAKAKAAEFLVNNFKAFNLKSANDLVFVEETTDNYGLKNVVYMQQHQGVPVYDGVLKFHFNGKEELTSINGNALSNIKVSSTPDISLAEAESIAKNIVSKQDLNQSNTPLEALKTKLLIFPKNLAQGGVVTPYLAYEIEVTNKKDVREFLFINAHTGELVEQFTGIHPIDRKLYETNTNASNLKWKEGDALPGTLSSWQQNEVITSEHVYNFFKNAFGYVSYDAADHTMITVNNDPTISCPNARWNGTYAGYCDGTATDDVIAHEWGHAYTEYTSGLIYQYQSGALNESYSDVWGETIDLINNYMDEGENLSVRTTASCSGSLRWKMGEDATSFGGAIRDMWNPNCNSQPAKVLDSNYYYCGTADNGGVHTNSGPTNHLYALLVDGGTYNGYTITGIGFVKAAHLWWRAQKNYLTATSDFANFADALEASVNDLIGVNLQGLSTTTTPAGLSGQSFTSADIQNIKNGILAVQLRSSPATQCNYQALLKPVPDLCAAATSNPLFKEDWENGLGNWTVTNIPTKASTWEARDWTVKSDLPKSRAGKAIFAVDPINGDCASNLQNGILRLESPTITIPTFSTGKYEMAFNHYVATESTWDGGNIKYSLNGGNWTLLPITAFTQNGYNSVLDGTSQSDNPLKGQRAFTGTDGGSLGGSWGQSVIDLSKIGVVSGSNIKFRFELGTDGCNGIEGWYLDEIYVYNCSSLLAVEDAQKQNSISVYPNPTSGFVTIQNKNNSNLKNVEIYNVAGQLVQRFNVSNAKNASLDMSQLTNGTYVLKVVSETESNSVKVIKK from the coding sequence ATGAAGAAAACTTTTACTCTGGCACTTGCTTTAGCATATGTCTGTGGATTTTCACAAGAATCCAAAGACTTGGCTCAGCTAAAAAAGCAAACCAATGCCAACGTTACAATCAGTAACAGCACCTCAAACCCTAATTTTATTCTTTTCAACGATTCCAAAGCGCTTCAACTTAAATCTTCTGGTGCAAAGGCAAAAGCCGCGGAATTTCTTGTCAACAATTTCAAAGCTTTCAATCTGAAATCGGCAAATGATTTGGTTTTTGTAGAAGAAACGACTGACAATTACGGGTTGAAGAATGTAGTTTATATGCAGCAACATCAAGGTGTTCCTGTTTATGATGGCGTTCTTAAATTCCATTTCAATGGCAAAGAAGAATTAACATCTATTAATGGTAATGCATTATCTAATATCAAAGTTAGTTCTACACCTGATATTTCTTTGGCAGAAGCAGAAAGTATTGCGAAAAATATTGTTTCCAAGCAAGACCTGAATCAATCCAATACGCCTTTAGAAGCTTTGAAAACCAAACTTTTGATTTTCCCCAAAAATCTTGCTCAAGGTGGTGTTGTAACTCCCTATTTAGCGTACGAAATTGAGGTTACAAACAAAAAAGATGTGAGAGAATTTCTTTTCATCAATGCTCATACAGGCGAATTGGTAGAGCAGTTTACAGGAATTCACCCGATTGACAGAAAACTTTATGAAACCAATACCAATGCTTCTAATCTGAAGTGGAAAGAAGGAGATGCCCTTCCTGGCACACTCAGCAGCTGGCAGCAAAATGAGGTTATAACATCTGAACACGTTTATAATTTCTTCAAAAATGCTTTTGGATATGTTTCTTATGATGCAGCAGATCATACAATGATTACTGTAAATAATGATCCGACGATATCTTGTCCTAATGCAAGATGGAATGGAACTTACGCTGGATATTGTGACGGAACTGCAACGGATGATGTGATTGCACACGAATGGGGACACGCTTATACTGAATATACAAGCGGATTGATTTACCAATATCAATCAGGCGCATTGAATGAGTCTTACTCTGATGTATGGGGAGAAACTATTGATTTGATTAATAATTATATGGACGAAGGTGAGAATCTTAGTGTAAGAACTACTGCTTCTTGCTCAGGCTCTCTTCGTTGGAAAATGGGAGAAGATGCGACATCTTTTGGTGGAGCTATCCGCGATATGTGGAATCCCAATTGTAATAGTCAACCTGCAAAAGTGTTGGATTCAAACTACTATTACTGTGGAACGGCAGATAATGGAGGCGTACATACCAATTCTGGACCTACCAATCACTTATATGCGCTTCTTGTAGATGGCGGAACTTACAATGGTTATACCATCACAGGAATCGGGTTTGTGAAAGCTGCTCATCTTTGGTGGAGAGCTCAGAAGAATTATTTGACGGCAACAAGTGATTTTGCCAATTTTGCAGATGCATTAGAAGCTTCTGTTAATGACTTGATAGGCGTTAATTTGCAAGGATTATCTACAACAACTACTCCTGCAGGTTTAAGCGGACAGTCATTCACTTCTGCGGATATTCAGAATATTAAAAACGGAATTCTTGCTGTACAATTGAGATCTTCTCCGGCTACTCAATGTAATTACCAAGCTCTTTTGAAACCTGTTCCAGATCTTTGTGCTGCGGCAACTTCTAATCCTTTGTTCAAAGAAGATTGGGAAAATGGTCTCGGCAACTGGACAGTCACAAATATTCCTACAAAAGCATCGACTTGGGAAGCCAGAGACTGGACTGTAAAAAGTGATTTGCCGAAAAGTAGAGCAGGTAAAGCAATTTTCGCAGTTGATCCAATCAACGGAGATTGTGCATCTAATCTACAAAACGGAATTCTACGTCTGGAAAGTCCAACAATTACTATCCCGACCTTCTCAACTGGAAAATACGAAATGGCTTTCAATCATTATGTAGCAACAGAATCTACGTGGGACGGTGGAAACATTAAATATAGCTTGAACGGTGGAAACTGGACTCTTCTTCCAATAACTGCTTTCACACAGAATGGTTACAACAGTGTCCTAGACGGAACTTCTCAGAGTGATAATCCACTGAAAGGACAAAGAGCGTTCACAGGAACAGATGGCGGTTCTCTTGGCGGAAGCTGGGGGCAAAGTGTGATTGATCTTTCCAAAATCGGTGTTGTTTCCGGCTCTAATATCAAATTCAGATTTGAACTGGGAACAGATGGCTGTAATGGAATCGAAGGCTGGTACTTAGACGAAATCTACGTTTATAACTGTAGTTCTCTACTTGCGGTAGAAGATGCTCAGAAACAAAATTCAATCAGTGTTTATCCTAACCCGACTTCAGGATTTGTTACGATCCAGAATAAGAATAATTCTAACCTGAAGAATGTTGAGATTTATAATGTCGCAGGACAATTGGTTCAAAGATTCAATGTGAGCAATGCAAAAAATGCTTCTCTGGATATGAGTCAATTAACGAACGGCACATATGTTCTGAAAGTAGTTTCTGAAACAGAAAGTAATTCTGTAAAAGTTATTAAGAAATAA
- a CDS encoding DUF4403 family protein, giving the protein MSLIRKFASIYFLLISMIAFSQAETPVYTLPKIKSNITLPVSLPISEINNLINQSVKGVLYEDQSYTDNNNDQFKVKVEKQGNIAIKALTNNRLMISVPLKIWAEKGYGTLGVYLYKDTNFNLIMNFITSLTATTDWKLDTKTTTAGFVWTQKPVLDYGKVKIPIASFIESTLKEQQGKFTTIIDQQIKTKFNLQPYLVMAWNQFSKPINVSEEYNTWLKISPQNTYMAPLQVFQDKIKTTIGIDLYSETYVGQIPLATRDAVSVPNFILNPNLQNVFNLQTTANISFDEATRLAKQQFQDKEFAMSSEDKKVKITDISVYKEKENIVIEAHTTGEVNGTAFIKGKPLYSAEEHKIKLKVTDFNLKTKNFFQKALTVLFEGKIRRMIEKDYGIPLLDIENASRKSLTENFNKEYVKGIKLQGQVLDLKPTQFLLSEKYITIVIDTRAQLQMNVSGLSFQ; this is encoded by the coding sequence ATGAGTCTAATTCGAAAATTCGCATCCATATATTTTTTGTTGATAAGTATGATTGCTTTTTCTCAAGCAGAAACTCCGGTTTATACCTTGCCAAAAATCAAATCCAATATCACACTTCCTGTTTCGCTCCCGATTTCGGAGATCAATAATCTCATCAATCAGTCTGTAAAAGGGGTTTTGTATGAAGATCAATCTTATACTGATAACAATAATGATCAGTTCAAAGTAAAAGTAGAAAAGCAAGGGAATATTGCGATAAAAGCTTTGACGAATAACAGATTAATGATTTCTGTTCCTTTAAAAATATGGGCAGAAAAAGGCTACGGAACTCTTGGAGTTTATTTATACAAAGACACGAATTTTAATTTGATAATGAATTTCATTACCAGTTTGACGGCGACGACAGATTGGAAACTCGATACAAAAACAACGACCGCTGGCTTTGTCTGGACTCAGAAGCCGGTTTTAGATTATGGCAAAGTAAAAATCCCAATCGCATCCTTTATTGAGTCTACATTGAAAGAGCAGCAAGGAAAATTTACAACAATTATTGATCAGCAGATTAAAACAAAATTCAATCTTCAGCCTTATCTGGTGATGGCTTGGAATCAATTCTCTAAACCGATCAATGTTTCTGAGGAATACAATACTTGGCTGAAGATTTCGCCACAAAATACCTATATGGCGCCACTCCAGGTCTTTCAGGACAAAATCAAAACGACGATTGGGATTGATTTGTATTCGGAAACTTATGTGGGGCAAATTCCTTTGGCGACAAGAGATGCGGTTTCGGTTCCGAATTTTATATTAAATCCAAATCTTCAGAATGTGTTCAATCTTCAGACGACTGCCAATATCAGTTTTGATGAAGCGACAAGGCTGGCAAAGCAACAATTCCAGGATAAAGAATTTGCAATGAGCAGCGAAGACAAAAAGGTGAAGATTACCGATATCTCCGTTTATAAGGAAAAAGAAAATATCGTAATCGAAGCACATACAACTGGCGAAGTGAACGGAACTGCTTTCATCAAAGGAAAACCTCTTTACAGCGCAGAGGAGCATAAAATAAAACTGAAGGTCACAGATTTTAACCTTAAAACAAAAAACTTTTTCCAAAAAGCTTTAACCGTTTTATTCGAAGGCAAGATCAGAAGAATGATTGAAAAAGATTATGGTATTCCGCTTCTTGATATCGAAAATGCTTCCAGGAAAAGTCTGACTGAGAATTTTAACAAAGAATATGTAAAAGGCATCAAATTACAAGGTCAGGTTCTGGACTTGAAACCAACTCAATTCCTTTTATCTGAAAAATATATAACCATTGTTATCGATACCAGAGCGCAACTTCAAATGAATGTTTCGGGGTTGAGTTTTCAGTAA
- a CDS encoding glycoside hydrolase family 97 protein: MKVNCRDFLKILSVVILLFGFSPTVDAQNLKNNIVKSPDGSITLEFGTNQGKVFYKVSKDGKSILNDSYLGFELKGSSLKDKLSVKNISHSKFDETWQQPWGEEIDVRNHYNEMKVSVKENSKSAREFVINFRVFDDGFGFRYEFPKQKNLNDFVIMDELTEFNFADDHKTWSIPYNTEFYEGLFKSNPISKLDTVATPLTMETKSGLFLTVHQANLTDYASMNLAGDKTSTKLKAYLTPWATGEKVFAKAPSVTPWRTMIIAKSAGDLMLSRLMLNLNDPNKLGDVSWIKPGRYIGIWWAIHMEKYTWKAGPNHGAKTENVLRYIDFAAKHNFSGVLVEGWNKGWEDWKDFKFSEPYPDFDIKKITDYAKSKNVTLIGHHETAGNTLNYESQMSDAFAYYKKYGVDVVKTGYVGGKLDGKQPHSSQYGVRHYRKVIEEAAKHKIMIDNHEPVMPTGLQRTLPNLMTQEGVRGQEWDAWSKDGGNPPEHTTIIPFTRGLAGPIDFTPGTFNFTNPVLPNTKVHTTLAKQLALSVVIYSPLQMASDMIENYGNNPAFEFITSCPTDWSKTVVPDAKIGDFVTVARKDKASENWFLGSITNKDARTVKLDLKFLDTGKKYKAKIFRDGKGADYETNPYPVIIEEKEVDSKTILSVDLARSGGVAIIFTKL; the protein is encoded by the coding sequence ATGAAAGTAAACTGCAGAGATTTTCTCAAGATCTTATCTGTCGTCATCTTACTGTTTGGATTCTCTCCAACAGTAGATGCACAAAATCTCAAAAATAACATCGTCAAATCTCCGGACGGATCTATTACATTAGAATTCGGGACCAATCAAGGTAAAGTATTTTACAAAGTTTCCAAGGATGGGAAATCTATTCTGAATGATTCTTATCTCGGCTTTGAATTGAAAGGAAGTTCTCTTAAAGATAAATTGTCAGTCAAGAACATCTCTCACTCTAAGTTTGATGAAACCTGGCAGCAACCTTGGGGCGAAGAAATTGATGTGAGAAATCATTACAATGAAATGAAAGTCTCTGTCAAAGAAAACTCAAAATCAGCAAGAGAGTTTGTTATTAATTTCAGAGTGTTTGATGATGGATTTGGTTTCAGATACGAGTTTCCAAAGCAAAAAAATCTGAATGACTTTGTCATTATGGATGAGTTGACAGAATTCAATTTTGCTGATGACCACAAAACCTGGTCGATTCCTTATAATACAGAATTCTATGAAGGTTTATTTAAATCGAATCCAATTTCAAAGTTAGACACTGTAGCTACACCTTTGACAATGGAGACTAAAAGTGGACTATTCCTGACTGTTCATCAGGCCAACCTAACCGATTATGCCTCAATGAATCTTGCTGGAGATAAAACTTCAACCAAATTGAAAGCTTATCTTACACCTTGGGCAACCGGAGAAAAAGTGTTTGCAAAAGCACCTTCAGTTACACCTTGGAGAACGATGATTATTGCTAAATCTGCCGGAGATCTGATGCTTTCAAGATTAATGTTAAACCTTAACGACCCCAATAAATTAGGCGATGTTTCCTGGATTAAACCCGGAAGATACATCGGAATCTGGTGGGCCATCCATATGGAAAAATACACTTGGAAAGCGGGACCAAACCACGGTGCGAAAACTGAAAACGTCTTGAGATATATCGATTTTGCAGCTAAACACAATTTTTCCGGAGTTTTAGTAGAAGGCTGGAACAAAGGTTGGGAAGATTGGAAAGACTTCAAATTCTCTGAACCTTATCCGGATTTTGATATCAAGAAAATAACAGATTATGCTAAGTCCAAAAATGTGACGTTAATTGGTCACCACGAAACGGCTGGCAACACTCTGAATTACGAAAGCCAAATGAGTGATGCATTTGCTTACTATAAAAAATATGGTGTTGATGTCGTGAAAACAGGTTACGTTGGCGGAAAGCTAGACGGTAAACAACCACACAGCAGCCAGTATGGTGTTCGCCATTACAGAAAAGTCATTGAGGAAGCAGCTAAGCACAAAATTATGATTGATAATCACGAACCTGTGATGCCAACTGGTTTGCAAAGAACGTTACCTAATCTAATGACGCAGGAAGGTGTCCGCGGACAAGAATGGGATGCTTGGTCAAAAGATGGAGGTAACCCACCGGAACATACGACGATTATTCCTTTCACAAGAGGTTTGGCTGGTCCGATTGATTTCACGCCAGGGACTTTCAATTTCACAAATCCTGTGTTGCCGAATACAAAAGTTCATACAACTTTAGCGAAGCAATTGGCTTTATCTGTTGTCATTTATAGTCCGTTGCAGATGGCGTCTGATATGATTGAAAACTATGGAAACAATCCGGCTTTTGAATTCATCACAAGTTGTCCTACGGATTGGAGCAAAACTGTAGTTCCTGATGCAAAAATTGGTGATTTTGTAACCGTTGCAAGAAAAGATAAAGCGTCTGAAAATTGGTTTTTGGGAAGCATTACCAACAAAGATGCAAGAACTGTAAAACTGGATTTGAAGTTTTTAGATACTGGCAAGAAATATAAAGCGAAGATTTTTAGAGATGGAAAGGGAGCGGATTATGAAACCAATCCTTATCCAGTTATCATCGAAGAAAAAGAAGTGGATAGCAAAACGATTTTGTCTGTTGATTTAGCCAGAAGTGGAGGCGTTGCTATTATTTTCACGAAGCTTTAA
- the rplQ gene encoding 50S ribosomal protein L17, translated as MRHGKKINHLGRTAPHRKAMLSNMACSLIEHKRINTTVAKAKALRVYVEPILTKAKEDTTHNRRTVFSYLQSKEAVTELFRTVAPKIAERNGGYTRIIKTGFRAGDSADMALIELVDFNDIYNPNAEEKKTTRRSRRSTAAPKAAATVEATEAKVEETPAAETATEEKTEE; from the coding sequence ATGAGACACGGTAAAAAAATAAATCACTTAGGTAGAACAGCTCCGCATAGAAAAGCAATGCTTTCTAACATGGCTTGTTCACTAATTGAACATAAAAGAATCAACACTACTGTTGCTAAAGCGAAAGCTTTAAGAGTTTACGTGGAACCAATCCTTACTAAAGCTAAAGAAGATACAACACACAATAGAAGAACTGTTTTCTCTTACCTACAAAGTAAAGAAGCTGTTACTGAATTGTTCAGAACTGTAGCTCCAAAAATCGCTGAAAGAAATGGTGGTTACACAAGAATCATCAAAACTGGCTTCAGAGCTGGTGATTCTGCTGATATGGCATTAATTGAATTGGTAGATTTCAACGATATCTACAATCCAAATGCAGAAGAGAAGAAAACAACTAGAAGAAGTAGAAGATCTACTGCTGCACCTAAGGCTGCTGCAACTGTTGAAGCTACAGAAGCTAAAGTTGAAGAAACTCCTGCTGCTGAAACTGCTACAGAAGAAAAAACTGAAGAATAA
- a CDS encoding DNA-directed RNA polymerase subunit alpha: MAILTFIKPDKVILLNSTDFKGQFEFRPLEPGFGLTIGNALRRVLLSSLEGYAISSIKIEGVEHEFSTIPGVIEDVTEIILNLKQLRLKAKTENPGTEQVTAKISGKNVVTAGDLGESIVNFEVLNPDLLIATLAEDVTFEITFNIEKGRGYVPSDQNKSNNAPVGTIAIDSIFTPIKKVQYSIENYRVEQKTDYEKLVLDIETDGSITPQNALTEASKILIYHFMLFSDERITLETEAVKASIQYDEETLHTRQLLKSKLADMDLSVRALNCLKAAEVETLGELVSFSKSDLMKFRNFGKKSLTELEELVHSKGLNFGFDVAKYKLDADK; this comes from the coding sequence ATGGCAATTTTAACATTTATAAAACCCGATAAAGTAATCCTGTTAAACTCAACTGATTTTAAAGGACAATTCGAATTCAGACCTTTGGAACCAGGTTTCGGGCTTACTATCGGTAATGCATTGAGAAGAGTTTTACTTTCTTCTCTGGAAGGATATGCTATTTCATCTATCAAAATAGAAGGCGTAGAGCACGAGTTTTCAACTATACCAGGAGTGATTGAAGATGTTACGGAAATCATTCTTAATCTTAAACAACTTCGTCTAAAAGCTAAGACAGAAAACCCAGGAACTGAGCAGGTAACTGCAAAAATCTCTGGAAAAAATGTGGTTACAGCTGGAGATCTAGGAGAATCAATTGTAAATTTTGAAGTTCTTAACCCAGATTTGTTAATTGCTACCTTGGCTGAGGATGTTACGTTTGAGATTACTTTCAACATAGAAAAAGGAAGAGGATATGTTCCGAGCGATCAGAACAAATCAAACAATGCTCCTGTTGGGACTATTGCGATCGACTCTATCTTTACACCTATCAAAAAAGTACAGTACAGTATCGAAAATTATCGTGTAGAGCAAAAAACAGACTACGAAAAATTGGTATTGGATATCGAAACTGATGGATCTATCACACCTCAGAATGCTTTAACAGAAGCTTCTAAGATTTTGATTTATCACTTCATGTTGTTCTCAGATGAGAGAATCACTCTAGAGACAGAGGCTGTGAAAGCTTCTATCCAATATGACGAAGAAACACTTCACACTAGACAACTTCTTAAGTCAAAACTAGCAGATATGGATCTTTCTGTAAGAGCCCTTAACTGTTTGAAAGCAGCTGAAGTAGAAACTCTTGGAGAGCTTGTTTCTTTCAGTAAGTCTGATTTGATGAAATTCAGAAATTTTGGTAAAAAATCTTTAACAGAACTTGAAGAATTGGTTCACTCAAAAGGACTAAATTTCGGGTTTGATGTTGCAAAATATAAGTTAGACGCTGATAAATAA
- the rpsD gene encoding 30S ribosomal protein S4, whose amino-acid sequence MARYIGPKTKIARKFGQAIYGDDKNFERRKNQPPGQHGPNKRRGAKKSEYATQLAEKQKAKYTYGILEKQFANLFDKAHRSKGVTGEVLLQLCESRLDNVVYRLGFAKTRAAARQLVSHRHITVNGELVNIPSYLLKAGDEIAVREKSKSLEVISNALAYKANYEWLQFNDEKKTGTFTSAPERIQIPEDIKEQLIVELYSK is encoded by the coding sequence ATGGCAAGATATATTGGACCTAAAACAAAAATTGCTAGAAAATTTGGTCAGGCAATTTACGGAGACGATAAAAACTTCGAGAGAAGAAAAAATCAACCACCAGGACAACACGGTCCTAACAAAAGAAGAGGTGCGAAAAAATCAGAATACGCTACTCAGCTAGCTGAAAAGCAAAAAGCTAAGTATACTTATGGTATTCTAGAAAAGCAATTCGCTAACCTTTTTGATAAAGCTCATAGAAGCAAAGGTGTAACAGGTGAAGTTCTTTTACAACTTTGTGAATCAAGATTGGATAACGTTGTTTACAGACTAGGTTTTGCTAAAACAAGAGCTGCTGCTAGACAATTGGTTTCTCACAGACACATCACTGTGAACGGAGAACTAGTTAACATCCCTTCTTATTTGCTAAAAGCTGGTGACGAGATTGCAGTAAGAGAGAAATCAAAATCTCTTGAAGTAATTTCTAACGCTTTAGCATACAAAGCAAATTATGAGTGGTTACAATTCAATGACGAGAAAAAAACTGGTACTTTCACAAGTGCACCTGAGAGAATTCAGATTCCTGAAGATATCAAAGAACAGTTGATCGTCGAATTATACTCTAAATAA